The Armatimonadota bacterium genome contains a region encoding:
- a CDS encoding DegT/DnrJ/EryC1/StrS family aminotransferase, with product MSDRTRLAINGGERTIPEGAIRGWPPIERIDREYVLASLDSGSHAFGPNCTAFEREFAAWNGNRFAITTNSGTAALHMAVAACGCGAGDEVIVPAYSWSSSATCVLHHNCIPVFVDIDYDTMNIDLDRLEAAVTERTRAVLVVHLHGLPVNMDGVARIADRHGLRVIEDACQAHGAKFKGRRVGLWGDCAAFSFNQNKCLCSGEGGMLVTDDEEVYERAKMVWSFGEARTPSEDRDYHAYALGWMYRNNDLTAAFGRAQLTRLDRYLEVQRRNAHALAEELSGIPGLILPVEPEGRLHNWYNYTLRVDPSACGYSGSETMFRDAVMAAVQAEGVPVGIWQRFTLPAMTVFQARNAYGRGCPWECPHSGPVSYDPGDFPVAQRHCDTHFGMTDPLRAPNDRSVARLVGMAIRKVFENLRDLDIRETAGGQ from the coding sequence TTGAGCGACAGAACGAGGTTGGCGATCAACGGGGGCGAGAGGACGATCCCCGAGGGCGCGATCAGAGGCTGGCCGCCGATCGAGCGCATAGATCGCGAGTACGTCCTCGCCTCTCTCGACTCCGGAAGCCATGCCTTCGGCCCGAACTGCACCGCCTTCGAGCGGGAGTTCGCCGCTTGGAACGGCAATCGGTTCGCGATCACCACGAACAGCGGCACCGCCGCGCTCCACATGGCCGTCGCAGCCTGCGGATGCGGCGCGGGCGACGAGGTCATCGTGCCGGCTTACTCGTGGTCCTCGAGCGCCACCTGCGTGCTGCATCACAACTGCATACCCGTGTTCGTGGACATTGACTACGACACGATGAACATTGATCTCGACAGGCTCGAGGCGGCGGTGACCGAGCGCACCAGAGCCGTGCTCGTCGTTCACCTACACGGCCTGCCGGTGAACATGGACGGGGTTGCGCGGATCGCCGACCGGCACGGGCTCAGAGTCATCGAAGACGCCTGCCAGGCGCACGGCGCGAAGTTCAAAGGGCGCAGAGTAGGCCTCTGGGGTGACTGTGCGGCGTTCAGCTTCAACCAGAACAAGTGCCTCTGCTCCGGCGAGGGCGGGATGCTGGTCACGGACGATGAAGAGGTCTATGAACGCGCCAAGATGGTGTGGTCGTTCGGAGAGGCTCGTACGCCGTCCGAGGACCGGGACTACCATGCCTATGCGCTGGGATGGATGTACCGCAACAACGATCTCACGGCCGCCTTCGGCCGGGCTCAGCTCACCAGGCTCGATCGCTATCTGGAGGTGCAGCGGCGCAATGCTCACGCCCTCGCAGAGGAGCTCTCGGGGATTCCCGGGTTGATCCTTCCGGTGGAGCCCGAAGGCCGCCTGCACAACTGGTACAACTACACTCTCCGGGTTGATCCGTCGGCCTGCGGGTACTCAGGCTCCGAGACCATGTTCAGGGACGCGGTCATGGCCGCCGTCCAGGCCGAAGGCGTTCCGGTGGGCATCTGGCAGCGGTTCACGCTGCCCGCGATGACCGTATTCCAGGCGCGAAACGCATACGGCAGAGGCTGCCCGTGGGAATGCCCGCACTCCGGTCCGGTATCCTATGATCCGGGCGATTTCCCGGTAGCGCAGAGGCACTGCGACACGCACTTCGGGATGACCGACCCCCTGCGCGCGCCGAACGATAGGTCCGTCGCCCGGCTGGTGGGCATGGCGATCAGGAAGGTCTTCGAGAACCTGCGCGATCTCGACATCCGGGAGACCGCGGGAGGCCAATAG
- a CDS encoding PD40 domain-containing protein: protein MPEHTRYLSGFARCLVLTVAVAGCGGGGGGITLDANRAVVFTKQIAGNPEIYAMHEDGTGLTRLTFNNSVDSYGRITPDRTQVLFTSNRDGNWEVYKMSILGGIATRLTTDPDSDCSPCMSPDGLKIVFTRQASFLSVKIFIMDADGGNQTMLTDEAVWDASPTFNSDGTKIAFGTSRDGNDEIYVMDADGTDPVNLTNDPARDCSPCFSPEGTRITFASDRNGGVSHIFIMDADGSNVQQLTSGAEDSYTPVFTPDGQRIVFMNNWEGNSELYAMNLDGTGQVNITNSAGSADYFLYD from the coding sequence ATGCCTGAACACACGCGGTACTTGTCTGGCTTCGCTCGCTGTCTGGTGCTTACAGTTGCCGTTGCCGGATGTGGCGGCGGTGGCGGCGGCATCACCCTTGATGCCAACCGCGCCGTCGTCTTCACAAAGCAGATCGCGGGCAACCCGGAGATCTACGCGATGCACGAAGACGGCACGGGACTGACGAGGCTCACGTTCAACAACAGCGTCGATAGTTACGGCAGGATCACTCCGGATCGAACCCAGGTGCTGTTCACGAGCAACCGCGACGGTAACTGGGAGGTCTACAAGATGAGCATCCTGGGAGGGATCGCGACGAGGCTGACCACCGATCCGGATTCAGACTGCAGTCCCTGCATGAGTCCTGACGGCTTGAAGATCGTCTTCACAAGGCAGGCCAGCTTTCTGTCCGTCAAGATCTTCATCATGGACGCGGACGGCGGAAACCAAACCATGCTGACTGACGAGGCAGTCTGGGATGCCTCGCCGACGTTCAACAGCGATGGAACGAAGATCGCATTCGGCACGAGTCGAGACGGTAACGACGAGATATACGTCATGGATGCGGACGGGACCGATCCCGTCAATCTGACCAACGACCCCGCTCGGGACTGCTCACCTTGCTTCAGTCCCGAGGGCACCCGGATCACTTTCGCTTCAGACCGTAATGGGGGCGTCTCCCATATCTTCATCATGGACGCCGACGGCAGCAATGTTCAGCAACTGACCAGTGGCGCAGAGGATTCGTACACCCCGGTGTTCACCCCCGACGGGCAGAGAATCGTCTTCATGAACAACTGGGAGGGGAACTCGGAGTTGTATGCTATGAATCTGGACGGCACCGGCCAGGTCAATATTACCAACAGCGCTGGAAGCGCCGACTATTTCCTCTATGACTGA